The following coding sequences are from one Devosia neptuniae window:
- a CDS encoding ABC transporter substrate-binding protein has protein sequence MTLRFDRRQFLLGSSALVAAGAVGVMPAWAQAANLRLTFWGGQARADRTYGVTDLYEAANPGTTIEGEFLAWNDYWPKLATQTAGGNAPDIIQMDYRYIVEYAKRNAIAPLDEFVGGALKLDGFDEDQLEGGKVDGKLYGISLGANSVAALVNTVAFEEAGVEVPTNAWTYDDLMTMGEAFKSANIRGGMKVIADGSYSEPMLDNWLRQRGKALYTADGKLGFEEADAIEWYTLWNKLRDAGVCVSAEDQAIDTGAVETTMLVLGKAAIMPSNSNQLVGFQAIMKDKLGMNGYPRIAAGVGGGHYRKPSMFFSVSGSSANKEAASAFLSYFVNDPEAAKLLGVERGIPCIAATRDVVAPTLDEQNQLALNFVANLGDLLGPLPPPPPASAGEIDASLIRTLGQEVGFGAKTPEQAGPELISGANAILSRS, from the coding sequence ATGACACTTCGATTCGATAGACGGCAGTTTCTGCTCGGCAGCTCCGCACTGGTCGCAGCTGGCGCCGTCGGCGTAATGCCGGCCTGGGCCCAGGCGGCCAATCTGCGCCTGACCTTCTGGGGCGGCCAGGCCCGCGCCGACCGCACCTATGGGGTGACCGACCTTTATGAGGCGGCCAATCCCGGCACCACGATTGAAGGCGAATTCCTGGCCTGGAACGATTACTGGCCCAAGCTGGCCACCCAGACCGCCGGCGGCAATGCGCCCGATATCATCCAGATGGATTATCGCTACATCGTTGAATATGCCAAGCGCAACGCCATCGCCCCGCTCGACGAATTTGTCGGCGGCGCGCTGAAGCTGGACGGCTTTGACGAAGACCAGCTCGAAGGCGGCAAGGTCGATGGCAAGCTCTACGGCATTTCGCTGGGCGCCAATTCGGTGGCCGCTCTGGTCAATACCGTGGCCTTCGAAGAAGCCGGCGTGGAAGTGCCGACCAATGCCTGGACCTATGACGACCTGATGACCATGGGCGAGGCCTTCAAATCGGCCAATATCCGTGGCGGCATGAAGGTGATTGCCGACGGTTCCTATTCCGAGCCCATGCTCGATAACTGGCTGCGCCAGCGCGGCAAGGCCCTCTACACCGCCGATGGCAAGCTTGGTTTCGAGGAAGCCGACGCCATTGAATGGTATACGCTGTGGAACAAGCTGCGCGATGCCGGCGTCTGCGTCTCGGCAGAAGACCAGGCCATCGATACCGGCGCAGTGGAAACCACCATGCTGGTGCTGGGCAAGGCGGCCATCATGCCGTCCAACTCCAACCAGCTGGTCGGCTTCCAGGCCATCATGAAAGACAAGCTGGGCATGAACGGCTATCCGCGTATCGCGGCTGGCGTCGGCGGCGGTCACTACCGCAAGCCGTCCATGTTCTTCTCGGTTTCCGGCAGCTCGGCCAACAAGGAAGCGGCTTCCGCTTTCCTCAGCTATTTCGTCAATGACCCCGAAGCTGCCAAGCTGCTGGGCGTCGAGCGCGGCATTCCCTGCATTGCGGCAACCCGTGATGTCGTGGCGCCGACGCTGGACGAGCAGAACCAGCTGGCCCTGAACTTCGTGGCCAATCTGGGCGACCTGCTTGGCCCGCTGCCGCCACCCCCGCCGGCTTCGGCTGGTGAAATCGACGCTTCGCTGATCCGCACCCTGGGCCAGGAAGTCGGCTTTGGCGCCAAGACGCCCGAGCAGGCTGGCCCTGAGCTGATCAGCGGCGCCAACGCCATTCTCAGCCGGTCCTGA
- a CDS encoding TetR/AcrR family transcriptional regulator, producing MDQRLTQPAPPAKRARNSSKTKADILVAGRAEFAERGFEGARVDAIAERAGANKRLLYHYFGNKEDLYRAVLLDAYQEIRRGERALSLDQFGPVDAMDRLVRFTFRHFLANPWFPRLLGTENIENARFLKTLPDIQALHSPLVGQITTILQRGAEAGIFRRDVDAVQLYISIAALGFFYVSNMATLSVIFARDLGGVAMLQEREAQAVQMVLDYLRTQPS from the coding sequence ATGGATCAGCGGCTGACACAGCCGGCGCCGCCAGCCAAGCGGGCGCGCAATTCGAGCAAGACCAAGGCCGATATCCTGGTCGCGGGGCGCGCCGAATTTGCCGAGCGCGGCTTTGAGGGTGCGCGGGTCGATGCCATTGCCGAGCGGGCCGGGGCCAATAAGCGGCTGCTCTACCATTATTTCGGCAACAAGGAAGATCTCTACCGGGCGGTGTTGCTCGACGCCTATCAGGAGATCCGGCGCGGCGAACGGGCGCTGAGCCTGGACCAATTCGGGCCGGTCGACGCCATGGACCGACTGGTGCGGTTCACCTTCCGCCATTTCCTCGCCAACCCTTGGTTTCCGCGCCTACTGGGCACGGAAAATATCGAGAATGCCCGGTTTCTCAAGACTTTGCCGGATATTCAGGCGCTGCATTCCCCCTTGGTCGGGCAGATCACCACCATCCTGCAGCGCGGCGCCGAGGCGGGGATTTTCCGCCGCGATGTGGATGCGGTGCAGCTCTATATCTCTATCGCAGCGCTGGGTTTTTTCTATGTGTCGAACATGGCGACGCTGTCGGTGATCTTCGCCCGCGACCTGGGCGGGGTGGCCATGCTGCAGGAGCGCGAAGCGCAGGCCGTGCAGATGGTGCTCGACTATCTGCGCACCCAACCCAGCTGA
- a CDS encoding Gfo/Idh/MocA family protein translates to MAEQRLGLIMHGVTGRMGYNQHLVRSILAIRDQGGIALSNGDRLIVDPIIVGRDADKIERLAKKHNIARWSSDLDAALANPEDSVFFDAGTTLMRASLIEKALAAGKHVYCEKPTSDSLDIAVNLAKTARASGLKHGVVQDKLFLPGLMKLKMLRDSGFFGDILSVRGEFGYWVFEGDWQPAQRPSWNYRKADGGGIILDMLCHWRYVLDNLFGEVKAVSCLGATHIPERVDEKGNRYKADTDDAAYATFELEGGVIAQINSSWTTRVRRDDLVTFHVDGTHGSAVAGLHKCWSQHRVNTPKPVWNPDQPQTMNFFNDWEEVPDNWPAQNGFKAQWEMFLRHVAEDAPWDYGLEAGAKGVQLAELGLKSWAERRWLDVPKLEF, encoded by the coding sequence ATGGCGGAACAACGGCTTGGACTGATCATGCACGGCGTGACCGGCCGCATGGGGTATAATCAGCACCTGGTGCGCTCGATCCTTGCCATTCGCGACCAGGGCGGCATTGCGCTGTCCAATGGCGACCGGCTGATTGTCGACCCCATCATTGTTGGCCGCGATGCCGACAAGATCGAGCGGCTGGCCAAAAAGCACAATATCGCCCGCTGGAGCAGCGATCTCGACGCAGCCCTGGCCAACCCCGAAGACAGTGTCTTCTTTGACGCCGGCACCACGCTGATGCGCGCCAGCCTGATCGAAAAGGCCCTGGCCGCCGGCAAGCACGTCTATTGCGAAAAGCCGACCAGCGATTCCCTCGACATCGCCGTCAACCTCGCCAAGACCGCCCGCGCCTCCGGCCTCAAGCATGGCGTGGTGCAGGACAAGCTGTTTTTGCCTGGCCTAATGAAGCTCAAGATGCTCCGGGATTCCGGGTTCTTCGGCGACATTCTCTCGGTGCGCGGCGAGTTCGGCTATTGGGTGTTCGAGGGCGATTGGCAGCCCGCCCAGCGCCCGAGCTGGAATTACCGCAAGGCCGATGGCGGCGGCATCATCCTCGATATGCTGTGCCACTGGCGCTATGTGCTCGATAATCTGTTCGGCGAGGTCAAGGCCGTCTCGTGCCTGGGCGCCACGCATATTCCCGAACGCGTCGACGAGAAGGGCAATCGCTACAAGGCCGATACCGATGACGCAGCCTATGCCACGTTCGAACTCGAAGGCGGGGTGATCGCCCAGATCAATTCGAGCTGGACCACCCGCGTCCGCCGCGATGATCTCGTCACCTTCCATGTCGATGGCACGCATGGCTCGGCTGTGGCGGGCCTTCACAAATGCTGGAGCCAGCATCGCGTCAACACGCCCAAGCCGGTGTGGAATCCCGACCAACCCCAGACCATGAACTTCTTCAACGATTGGGAAGAAGTGCCGGACAATTGGCCGGCCCAGAATGGCTTCAAGGCGCAGTGGGAAATGTTCCTCCGCCATGTCGCCGAAGACGCGCCATGGGACTATGGCCTCGAAGCCGGCGCCAAGGGCGTACAGCTGGCCGAACTGGGCCTCAAAAGCTGGGCCGAACGCCGCTGGCTCGACGTGCCGAAGCTGGAATTCTAA
- a CDS encoding dihydrodipicolinate synthase family protein, giving the protein MTSINLPNPDRSITPYTLTGEPIPFVKHKASDFNRIAYAAAHVVADPLANNDPWLTPAIDWDTTLKFRHRLWDLGLGVAEAMDTAQRGMGLTWTDAQELIRRAQAEARTRDDALIAYGAGTDHLAPGPDVTIDQIIAAYEEQVGFVEAEGGRVILMASRALAAAAKSPDDYAKVYSRILSQVKQPVIMHWLGEMFDPALAGYWGNVDHDGAMDVCLDVIAANASKVDGIKISLLSAEKEIAMRRRLPASVKMYTGDDFNYAELIAGDDAGYSHALLGIFDAIAPAASAGLAALGRGNTNEFFDLLEPTVPLSRHIFAAPTRFYKTGVVFLAYLNGLQDHFQMIGGQQSTRSVQHLSELFRLADKARVLSDPELAVKRMTAVLNVNSVLA; this is encoded by the coding sequence ATGACCAGCATCAACCTGCCCAATCCAGACCGTTCCATCACGCCTTACACGCTCACCGGAGAGCCCATCCCCTTCGTCAAGCACAAGGCATCCGACTTCAATCGCATCGCCTATGCCGCCGCCCATGTGGTGGCCGATCCGCTGGCGAACAACGATCCCTGGCTGACCCCGGCGATCGATTGGGACACCACCCTCAAATTCCGCCATCGCCTCTGGGACCTCGGTCTCGGCGTCGCCGAAGCCATGGACACCGCCCAGCGCGGCATGGGCCTGACCTGGACGGACGCGCAGGAACTGATCCGCCGCGCCCAGGCCGAAGCCCGCACGCGCGACGACGCACTCATCGCCTATGGCGCGGGCACCGACCATCTCGCGCCCGGCCCCGATGTCACCATCGACCAAATTATCGCCGCCTATGAAGAACAGGTCGGCTTTGTCGAAGCCGAAGGCGGCCGCGTCATCCTGATGGCGAGCCGCGCGCTGGCCGCCGCGGCCAAGTCACCCGACGATTACGCCAAAGTCTATAGCCGCATTCTGAGCCAGGTGAAGCAGCCGGTGATCATGCATTGGCTGGGCGAAATGTTCGATCCGGCCTTGGCCGGCTATTGGGGCAATGTCGACCATGACGGCGCCATGGATGTCTGTCTGGACGTGATCGCCGCCAATGCATCCAAGGTCGACGGCATCAAGATTTCGCTGCTCTCGGCAGAAAAAGAAATCGCCATGCGCCGCCGCCTGCCCGCTTCGGTCAAAATGTATACCGGCGACGATTTCAACTATGCCGAACTGATTGCCGGCGACGATGCTGGCTATTCCCACGCCCTGCTCGGCATTTTCGACGCCATCGCTCCCGCCGCCTCGGCGGGCCTCGCAGCGCTCGGCCGTGGCAATACCAATGAATTCTTTGACCTGCTCGAACCCACCGTGCCGCTCAGCCGGCATATCTTTGCCGCCCCCACCCGCTTCTACAAAACCGGCGTGGTCTTCCTCGCCTATCTCAATGGGCTGCAGGACCATTTCCAGATGATCGGCGGGCAGCAATCGACCCGCTCCGTCCAGCATCTAAGTGAGCTGTTCCGCCTCGCCGACAAGGCGCGGGTTTTGAGTGACCCGGAATTGGCCGTAAAGCGCATGACTGCGGTGCTCAACGTTAACAGTGTGTTAGCATAA
- a CDS encoding sugar phosphate isomerase/epimerase family protein, translated as MTQRAISLNLATTRQVWGFEEAVDGCLKAGITAISPWRDQIAAIGLDEAARIVRDNKIQVTGVCRGGMFPAETAAGRQANIDDNLRAIDEAAALNADCLVLVVGGLPGSSKDLVGARQMVSDGIAAMLPHAKASGVKIAIEPLHPMYAADRACVNTIDQALDICETLGETVGVAIDVYHVWWDPRLAQAIARAGRMNRIFAHHICDWLVPTKDMLLDRGMMGDGVIDLPGIRQMIEDAGFFGPQEVEIFSADNWWKRPGDEVLAVIKDRVATVC; from the coding sequence ATGACCCAGCGTGCTATCTCTTTGAACCTGGCCACCACCCGCCAGGTCTGGGGCTTCGAGGAAGCCGTGGACGGGTGCCTCAAGGCCGGAATCACCGCCATTTCCCCCTGGCGCGACCAGATCGCCGCCATTGGTCTGGACGAAGCCGCCCGCATCGTTCGCGACAACAAGATCCAGGTCACCGGCGTCTGCCGCGGCGGCATGTTCCCCGCTGAAACCGCCGCCGGACGGCAGGCCAATATCGATGATAATCTGCGCGCCATTGACGAAGCCGCGGCGCTCAATGCCGATTGCCTCGTGCTGGTCGTCGGCGGATTGCCGGGGAGTTCCAAGGACTTAGTGGGCGCCCGCCAGATGGTCAGCGACGGCATCGCCGCCATGCTGCCCCATGCCAAAGCCTCGGGCGTCAAGATCGCCATCGAGCCGCTGCACCCCATGTATGCCGCCGACCGCGCCTGCGTGAACACCATCGATCAGGCGCTCGATATCTGCGAGACGCTGGGCGAAACCGTCGGCGTCGCCATCGACGTCTATCACGTCTGGTGGGACCCAAGGCTGGCCCAGGCCATTGCCCGCGCCGGCCGGATGAACCGGATTTTTGCCCACCATATCTGCGATTGGTTGGTGCCCACCAAGGACATGCTGCTCGATCGCGGCATGATGGGTGATGGCGTCATCGACCTGCCCGGCATCCGCCAAATGATTGAAGATGCCGGGTTTTTTGGGCCGCAGGAAGTGGAAATCTTCTCCGCCGATAATTGGTGGAAGCGCCCCGGCGACGAGGTCCTCGCCGTGATCAAGGACCGCGTCGCTACCGTCTGCTAG
- a CDS encoding class I SAM-dependent RNA methyltransferase → MTITTHITSLGHKGEGVTEIDGFKIFVPLTLPGEMVEITADGDRGTLVSVLEPAANRITPFCPHFGACGGCQLQHMDRASYEAFKTGLIETPLRFAGLDHQVTKFIDAAGNGRRRATLHARKEGAGYMRLRSHQVHDLDACPILAPELARAPDIARAVMAAVGEADVSFTASVTGLDVAVRTEKKQARADRLQPLVGRFRLARLALNGEMILQAQAPIIAMGRAQVELPIGSFLQATEAAETILSDYVLNAVGKAKSVADLFCGIGPFALRLAEQRPVSAFDSDKAGILALDKARRFTKGLREITAKPRDLFRDPLTQFELPYEAVVLDPPRAGAEAQVRELAKSKVKTVVMVACDSRTVARDAAILVGAGYAMSDLVAVDQFTQSTHIEIAATFRR, encoded by the coding sequence ATGACCATCACCACACACATTACCAGCCTCGGCCATAAGGGCGAGGGTGTCACCGAGATCGACGGTTTCAAGATCTTCGTGCCGCTGACCCTGCCCGGCGAAATGGTGGAGATCACCGCCGATGGCGATCGCGGCACGCTGGTCTCGGTGCTCGAGCCGGCGGCCAACCGCATCACCCCATTCTGCCCGCATTTCGGCGCCTGTGGCGGCTGCCAGCTCCAGCATATGGATCGGGCCAGCTACGAGGCCTTCAAGACTGGGCTCATCGAAACCCCGCTGCGCTTTGCCGGGCTCGATCACCAGGTCACAAAGTTTATCGACGCCGCCGGCAATGGCCGCCGCCGCGCGACGCTGCATGCCCGCAAGGAAGGCGCCGGCTATATGCGGCTGCGCAGTCATCAGGTGCATGATCTCGACGCCTGCCCGATCCTGGCGCCGGAATTGGCCCGTGCCCCCGACATTGCCCGTGCGGTTATGGCGGCTGTGGGCGAGGCCGATGTGAGCTTTACTGCAAGTGTGACCGGCCTCGATGTCGCTGTCCGCACCGAGAAAAAGCAGGCCCGCGCCGATCGGCTGCAGCCGCTGGTCGGCCGCTTCCGGCTGGCGCGACTGGCGCTCAATGGCGAAATGATCCTGCAAGCCCAGGCCCCCATCATCGCCATGGGCCGCGCTCAGGTCGAGCTGCCCATTGGCAGCTTTTTGCAAGCCACCGAAGCCGCCGAAACCATCCTGTCCGACTACGTCCTCAATGCCGTCGGCAAAGCCAAAAGCGTGGCCGACCTGTTCTGCGGCATCGGCCCCTTTGCCCTGCGGCTGGCCGAACAACGGCCGGTTTCGGCCTTCGACAGCGACAAGGCTGGCATTCTGGCGCTCGACAAGGCCCGCCGCTTCACCAAGGGTCTGCGCGAAATCACTGCCAAGCCGCGCGATCTGTTCCGCGATCCGCTCACCCAGTTCGAACTGCCTTATGAGGCAGTGGTACTTGATCCGCCCCGTGCCGGCGCCGAGGCGCAGGTGCGCGAATTGGCCAAGTCCAAGGTGAAAACCGTGGTGATGGTCGCCTGCGATAGCAGAACCGTTGCTCGTGATGCTGCGATCTTGGTGGGCGCCGGCTATGCCATGAGCGATCTGGTGGCGGTGGACCAGTTCACCCAATCCACCCACATCGAAATCGCGGCGACCTTCCGCCGCTGA